The DNA sequence TCGACCATGGTTCCCACCGTCCCGGTGGGCGCCTGGGTGAGGAGCGTCACGTTCCGGATCCCGTGCCGGCGGACGGCCTCCCGGATCTCCTCCGGCATCCGCCGCATGAAGCCCGACTCCAGGAACTTCTCCGCCTCGAAGGCGGGGAAGGGCCCCTTCTCCTTCGCCAGCTCCACCGAGGCCCGGTAGGCCTCGAGCGCGATGAAGCGGTAGAGGCGCTCGGTGAACTCCACCGCCTCCGGCGAGCCGTAGCGGAGACCCAGGCGGATGAGCAGCTCACCCAGCCCCATGGTGCCGGCGCCCACGCGCCGCTCGCGCATCTGGTTCTGCCGGTTCTCCTCCATGAAGTAGGGCGTCGCGTCCACCACGTCGTCCAGGAAGCGGACCAGCGTCCGGACGGAACGGCCCAGCTTCTCCCAGTCCACGTCCCTTCCGCTATCGTCCACCATCCGGGCCAGGTTGACGTGGCCCAGCGTGCAGACGCCCCAGGCCGGAAGCGGCTGCTCGGCGCAGTTGTGGACCACGAGGCCGTTCGCGGCAAAGGCGTGGACCTCCGCGACGTTCAGGTCGTAGACGGGCTCCTCACCGTCGGGCACCAGTTCCTGGAACGTCGCGACGAATTCCTCGCGGTACGGCCCCCTCGAGTAGGAATCGACGATCGCCTGCAGGCGTTCCCGCTTACGGGACTGCAGGAAGCCGACTTCCTGTTGGAACCGGACCAGGGACGCGCCCATGATGCGCAGGTCGCTCAGCTCCTGCCTCCAGTACCGCGCTCGCCCGCCGTGTCCGTCGGGAAGCGACTGCCATCCCGCTGGACGCCGTTCGCGATAGATTCGGCTGTAAATCCCGAAATGGAGCAAGAGCAGCTGGACGCCCCGCAGGAGTTCCGCCGACTTCGACGAGAGGACTACCGCGCTGCGCGACTTCTCGCCCGTTTCGACGTGCCCGTCGGCACTGAACAGGGCCCGCAGGAAGCCGAGCTGCATCTCCCGGCTCCCGCGGAAGACCGATTCGGGTACGCGCAGCTTCTCCTCCAACAGTCCGTGCTCCGCCGCCAGCTCCCTCAGCCGGCTCGACGAAACCCGATCCTCGACCTCGGTGGCCGTCACCACACCGACCGCATAGTTCCGCCCGTTGGTCGAGGAGCGAACAACCCTGTTGACGGCTTGCGCGAAGAGCGGCGCCAGCTCCGCCTTCTCCTCGCCGAAGAAGGAGAGGACGACTCTGTCCTCTTTGAGCGTCCCGTCGCCCACCAGCCAGCCGAGCACCAGACCGAGATCGTAGGAGCCGGTCCGGCCGAAGCCACCCGTCCGCTCCTGCACGTAAATGCGGTCACCGGGTTGCAGGTGACGCGCTTCCACCCAACCGCGCTCCGTCATCACACGGTGGTCGGCCGTGAGGCGCAGCTCGAATCCTTCCTTGGTCCGGAGCCTGTAAACCGGCTTCACACCGGTCATCCAGACCGGGGAGGCCAGCGCCCGGGGCTTCGCGCCGAAACGTCGGTCGACGACGACGACGTTTTCGCCCCCTTCGCGAAAGAGGTCGACGGCGGGGATGAGACCCCGGTCGGTGGAGATCAGCGTCTCGCCGGTGACGCACGGGTTGGTGCAGACCAGCCGATTGAAATACCACGAGTTCGACTCCTTCTCGTGGCGCGTGGAGAAGACCACGCCCGGCTCGGCCGACTCCCAGGCGGCGTGGATGATCTCCCGCCAGACCTCGCGCGCCGGCCGCCGCTCGTAGACGATCTTCGGGAGGCCGCGCGCCTCCCAGTCGTCGAAGTCGCCGCGCCAGATCTCGTCGTAGCCGGGGGTGGAGGTGTCGGGGAACCAGAACTCCCACTCCCGGTCTTCCTTGACCGCCTGCATGAAGTCGTCGGTGACGCGGAAGGAGATGTTGGCGTTCTCCACCCGGCCGGGCTGCTTTTTAATATCGACGAAGCGCTTCCAGTCGGGGTGGCGGATGTCGAGCTGGAGCATCAAGGCGCCCCTCCGGCTCCCGCCTTGCTCGATCAGCCCGGTCGCCATGGAGTAGAGCTCCATCCAGGAGACGGCGCCCGAGCTCCGCCCGTTGACCGAGCGGACGGGCGCCCGGAAAGGCCGCAGCGAGGAGACGTTGATGCCCACGCCACCGCCCCTGGACATGATCTCGATCATCTGCCCCAGCGTCTCGACGATGCCCTGGCGCGAGTCGCGGGGGCTGGGGATGACGTAGCAGTTGTAGAGCGTCAGGTCGAGGCCGGTGCCGGCGCCCGCCCAGACGCGGCCGCCCGGGATGATGCGCAGCGCCGCTATCTCTTCGGCGAACTCGCGCGCCCACCGCTGGCGGCGCTCCTCGTCGGGCTCCACCTGGGCGATGCCGCGCCCGATGCGCCCGGCCACCTCCTCCAGCGTCGTCTCCAGCGGCCGATCGCAGCTCAGGCGGGAGCGTTCCAGCTCCTCGCCCCTGGACTCCCCCGTCAGCAGGCGGACGCGGAGGCGGTCGCCCTCCACCGCCAGCACCTCCGCCAGCTCCTTCTGGGGCCACTTCGGGTCCTCCCGCGTGGGCACCACCGCCAGGTCGCCCACCTGGAAGGCGCGCTGCAGATCCTTGCGGGTGTAGCGGTCGACGAAGATCTTCCAGGAGAGCTCGGTGGGCAGCCCGCCGAAGGGCTTGGCCGACCATGGACGGAGGTCGGACTTCCTGGCCATAACCCCAACTCCTTCAGGCGCGGCCGCGGCGGACCGGCCGCCTTCGCGGCGACGGCCGGCCCGGCCAGGCCGGTACCACTATATCTTGTGTTGCATATCCGTACGCTCCACCAGATCTTGGACGTGGGGAGAACTTACACCGCCGCGTCAGGATTCCTGCTCGTCCAAGCGTACTCTTCAGGGCGAATTTTGCCGGCTTTAGGCGGGGAAGAGCCGGGGACGGTCGCCGTGAAGTCGATTTCACAACACGAAAACCGCCAGGAAGTAGCCCAGAAGCAAGGCGCCGCCAACAGGGACGGCCAGGCGCGCCCACTCCCCCATGCGGATGCGCAGCCGCGAGGCGGTGATGATATTCGGAATGTTGCCCGGGACGAGCATGCCGCCCGAGACCAGCAGCCCGAGCAGGATCGACTCCACCTGCAGGCCGGTCATGCGCGGGCTCAGCTCGGCCGCCGCCAGCGTGGCGTTGTCCAGGACGGCGCTGAGCAGGTTG is a window from the Bacillota bacterium genome containing:
- a CDS encoding ribonucleoside-diphosphate reductase, encoding MARKSDLRPWSAKPFGGLPTELSWKIFVDRYTRKDLQRAFQVGDLAVVPTREDPKWPQKELAEVLAVEGDRLRVRLLTGESRGEELERSRLSCDRPLETTLEEVAGRIGRGIAQVEPDEERRQRWAREFAEEIAALRIIPGGRVWAGAGTGLDLTLYNCYVIPSPRDSRQGIVETLGQMIEIMSRGGGVGINVSSLRPFRAPVRSVNGRSSGAVSWMELYSMATGLIEQGGSRRGALMLQLDIRHPDWKRFVDIKKQPGRVENANISFRVTDDFMQAVKEDREWEFWFPDTSTPGYDEIWRGDFDDWEARGLPKIVYERRPAREVWREIIHAAWESAEPGVVFSTRHEKESNSWYFNRLVCTNPCVTGETLISTDRGLIPAVDLFREGGENVVVVDRRFGAKPRALASPVWMTGVKPVYRLRTKEGFELRLTADHRVMTERGWVEARHLQPGDRIYVQERTGGFGRTGSYDLGLVLGWLVGDGTLKEDRVVLSFFGEEKAELAPLFAQAVNRVVRSSTNGRNYAVGVVTATEVEDRVSSSRLRELAAEHGLLEEKLRVPESVFRGSREMQLGFLRALFSADGHVETGEKSRSAVVLSSKSAELLRGVQLLLLHFGIYSRIYRERRPAGWQSLPDGHGGRARYWRQELSDLRIMGASLVRFQQEVGFLQSRKRERLQAIVDSYSRGPYREEFVATFQELVPDGEEPVYDLNVAEVHAFAANGLVVHNCAEQPLPAWGVCTLGHVNLARMVDDSGRDVDWEKLGRSVRTLVRFLDDVVDATPYFMEENRQNQMRERRVGAGTMGLGELLIRLGLRYGSPEAVEFTERLYRFIALEAYRASVELAKEKGPFPAFEAEKFLESGFMRRMPEEIREAVRRHGIRNVTLLTQAPTGTVGTMVDTSTGIEPFYALKFTRRSRLGEDVQYVRVAEEWMEAHPGEELPPYFVGAMDLTPEEHVRMQAAVQKWTDSSISKTANAPADYTEEQVAELYMFAYDLGCKGVTVYRDQSRQEQVLAARHEEDRRVAEAARVPAAAADRAAVGPAAAGREREPRLRPEARPEVLTGRTTRIRTPLGNLYVTVNELNGRPFELFTQIGKAGSDVSALTEALARLISLALRSGVDPDAVAEQLIGIGGSQSVGFGPYRIRSVPDALGRILAGTWPDGQGGAAGTAEEEQAATEAPGERRADPPAAEPAGSPAGRERSRRPRSPKDIDLCPVCGAIAVHQDGCVKCLECGFSSC